The Thomasclavelia ramosa DSM 1402 genome includes a region encoding these proteins:
- a CDS encoding ROK family protein yields the protein MNYLTLDIGGSSIKYALLNETGEFIEKGSTIAPHQSIEQFVEVIGELYDKYAEQIVGMAISMPGAIDPQKGFAYTGGAYKYIKDMEIVKILQERCPLPITIGNDAKCAANAEVGFGCLKDVDDAAVIILGTGIGGCIVRDGKVHIGKHFSSGEFSWMRTNGEDGNNPECVWAATNGIPGLLKAVQESVGTKEQYNGKEIFEMANSGDKKVLAGLDKFCNRLAVQIYNLQALFDPEKIAIGGGISAQPLLLELVEKHIEEMYQTGLKANSPIARPVVVPCQYRNDANLLGAFYQHLHTCKKN from the coding sequence ATGAATTATTTAACATTAGATATTGGTGGTAGTTCAATCAAGTATGCTTTATTAAATGAAACGGGAGAGTTTATTGAAAAAGGAAGTACAATTGCACCTCATCAAAGTATTGAGCAGTTTGTTGAGGTAATTGGAGAACTGTATGATAAGTATGCTGAACAAATTGTTGGTATGGCAATTTCTATGCCGGGTGCAATAGATCCTCAAAAGGGCTTTGCTTATACTGGTGGTGCATATAAATATATAAAAGATATGGAAATTGTAAAAATTTTACAAGAACGTTGCCCGTTGCCTATTACGATTGGTAATGATGCTAAATGTGCGGCTAATGCGGAAGTAGGATTTGGATGTTTAAAAGATGTTGATGATGCTGCTGTAATAATTTTAGGAACTGGAATAGGCGGTTGTATTGTTCGTGATGGTAAAGTTCATATTGGTAAACATTTCTCTTCAGGAGAATTTTCATGGATGCGGACTAATGGGGAAGATGGCAATAACCCTGAATGTGTATGGGCAGCTACGAATGGAATTCCTGGCTTATTAAAGGCAGTTCAAGAGTCTGTTGGAACAAAAGAACAATATAATGGTAAAGAGATTTTTGAAATGGCAAATAGTGGAGATAAAAAGGTACTTGCTGGGCTTGATAAATTCTGTAATCGTTTAGCTGTTCAAATTTATAATTTACAAGCACTTTTCGACCCAGAAAAAATTGCGATTGGTGGTGGTATCTCAGCACAACCATTATTATTAGAATTAGTTGAGAAACATATAGAAGAAATGTATCAAACTGGATTAAAGGCTAATTCACCAATTGCACGCCCTGTAGTTGTTCCTTGTCAATATCGTAATGATGCTAATCTATTAGGCGCTTTTTATCAACATTTACATACATGTAAGAAAAATTAA
- the melB gene encoding melibiose:sodium transporter MelB, producing the protein MNNDRLSFKEKYSYGVGAIGKDMCCGIIFTYCMLYFTDVLKLSASFVGTLFFLAKFWDAVNDLGMGMIVDNTHSRWGKFRPWLAIGTIVNAIILVALFTDWRLSGTSLYIFAAIMYIVWGMTYTVMDIPYWSMLPNLTSNPEERDRVAVIPRIFASIGGSLLVGGFGLQIMDFLGNGDAQVGYTNFAIVIAIIFIVTVGITVVNVKSADRVEAKKPEKTSFRKMFEIIRKNDQLLVAIATILTFNFGMNCIAGVQTYYFIYVAGNKGLFSVFTMFAGFAEIFGLIIFPKLSQRLSKQQVYALASGIPVVGLIILLVTGFIAPQNYILTAVAGICVKFGSGLQLGTVTVVLADVVDYGEYKLGTRNESVIFSIQTLLVKFASAMGALFTGFALDATGYVAGASQTMATQNGMRIIMVALPIILVLISYIIYKKYYKLNGAYYQRIMNIIALRKEENQMILDDVTEDIKNSNEPIIDLKEKKYAN; encoded by the coding sequence ATGAATAATGATAGATTATCATTTAAGGAAAAATATTCATATGGAGTAGGCGCAATTGGTAAGGATATGTGCTGTGGAATTATCTTTACTTATTGTATGTTGTATTTTACAGATGTTCTTAAATTATCAGCTTCATTTGTAGGAACATTGTTTTTCTTAGCAAAATTTTGGGATGCTGTTAATGATTTAGGTATGGGAATGATTGTTGATAACACCCATAGTAGATGGGGTAAATTTAGACCTTGGTTAGCAATTGGAACTATTGTTAATGCAATTATTTTAGTTGCTTTATTTACTGATTGGAGATTATCAGGAACTAGTTTGTATATATTTGCTGCTATTATGTATATCGTATGGGGAATGACATATACCGTCATGGATATCCCATATTGGTCAATGTTACCTAATTTAACATCAAATCCAGAAGAACGAGATCGTGTAGCTGTTATTCCAAGAATTTTTGCATCGATTGGGGGTTCTCTGTTAGTTGGTGGGTTTGGATTACAAATCATGGATTTCCTTGGAAATGGTGATGCTCAAGTGGGATATACAAATTTTGCTATTGTCATTGCCATTATTTTTATTGTAACTGTGGGAATTACTGTAGTTAATGTTAAATCAGCTGATCGAGTAGAAGCAAAGAAACCTGAAAAGACTTCGTTTAGAAAGATGTTCGAAATAATTCGTAAAAATGATCAGCTGTTAGTAGCAATAGCAACGATTTTAACATTTAATTTTGGAATGAATTGTATTGCTGGGGTTCAAACTTATTATTTTATTTATGTTGCAGGCAATAAGGGATTATTTTCTGTTTTTACAATGTTTGCAGGATTTGCAGAGATTTTTGGTTTGATCATCTTTCCAAAGTTATCTCAAAGATTAAGTAAACAACAGGTGTATGCTTTAGCTAGTGGAATACCAGTAGTTGGTCTAATCATTTTATTAGTAACAGGATTTATTGCTCCACAAAATTATATTTTAACAGCAGTAGCAGGGATTTGTGTCAAATTCGGTTCTGGATTACAATTAGGTACAGTGACAGTAGTATTAGCCGATGTTGTAGATTATGGAGAATATAAGCTAGGGACACGTAATGAGTCTGTAATTTTTTCAATTCAAACCTTATTAGTAAAATTTGCTTCAGCTATGGGTGCTTTATTTACAGGTTTTGCTTTAGATGCCACAGGATATGTTGCTGGAGCTTCTCAAACTATGGCAACTCAAAATGGAATGCGTATTATTATGGTTGCATTACCAATTATTTTAGTGCTAATAAGTTATATTATTTATAAAAAGTATTACAAATTAAACGGAGCGTACTATCAAAGAATTATGAATATAATCGCTTTAAGGAAAGAAGAAAATCAGATGATTCTTGATGATGTAACGGAAGATATAAAAAATTCAAATGAACCGATTATTGATTTAAAGGAGAAGAAATATGCCAATTAA
- a CDS encoding AraC family transcriptional regulator, producing MYSYLELENKSFEDFYLKFCGMQECKPNYSYGPAVRPNYLLHYCLSGQGEYHVNNQVYQIKAGDAFLIMPNVVTYYQADQHEPWTYLWISFDGSKTRQYLKRCNLDEHNLVVHCDYINELRETTIAILAHNKLSYSNELFIQGQLYTFFSFLAKSANITYNDNVAPNYNPYVDKAIEYIQNNYQEMVTVNEIADYLSLNRSYLTTLFKKHLHLSPQEFLLKYRMMRAEDLLTNTDLTINQIAFSCGYSNQLSFSKAFSNSHQMAPRDYRKQFKLVDNSRMNDPHERKE from the coding sequence ATGTACTCATATTTAGAATTAGAGAATAAATCTTTTGAAGATTTTTACTTGAAATTTTGCGGGATGCAAGAATGTAAACCTAATTATTCATATGGTCCAGCTGTTCGTCCAAATTATCTATTACATTACTGTCTCTCCGGTCAAGGTGAATATCACGTTAACAACCAAGTATATCAGATTAAAGCAGGTGATGCTTTTTTAATAATGCCAAACGTTGTCACTTATTATCAAGCCGACCAACATGAACCTTGGACATATTTATGGATCAGCTTTGATGGTTCTAAAACTCGTCAATATTTAAAACGATGTAATTTAGATGAACATAATCTTGTAGTTCATTGTGATTATATCAATGAATTGAGAGAAACAACGATTGCTATTCTTGCACACAATAAACTAAGCTATAGTAACGAGTTATTTATTCAAGGACAACTGTATACCTTTTTTAGTTTTTTAGCCAAAAGTGCTAATATTACTTATAATGATAATGTAGCCCCTAACTACAATCCATATGTTGATAAAGCAATTGAATATATTCAAAATAATTACCAGGAAATGGTAACAGTCAACGAGATTGCTGATTACCTTTCTCTCAACCGCAGTTATCTAACAACATTATTTAAAAAGCATCTTCATTTATCACCACAAGAATTTTTATTAAAGTATCGAATGATGCGCGCCGAAGATCTTCTTACTAATACTGATCTTACAATTAATCAAATTGCCTTCTCTTGCGGATATTCTAACCAATTATCTTTTTCAAAAGCATTTAGTAATTCACATCAAATGGCACCACGTGATTATCGTAAACAATTTAAATTAGTTGATAATTCAAGAATGAATGATCCTCATGAACGCAAAGAATAG
- the rbr gene encoding rubrerythrin: protein MKYVCKICGFIYDEATQDAKWNDLDTDWVCPVCKAPKEKFEAVAETSTSKYAGTKTEKNLMEAFAGESMARNKYTFFAEAARKEGLEQIAAIFEETADQEKQHAKMWFAAFHGIGTTDENLEAAAAGENEEWTEMYARMAQEAREEGFEELAIKFENVAIVEKSHEKRYLKLLESYKNGTTFKGDAPKGWKCRQCGFIYEGDEAPEHCPTCGYPKAFFERMCENY, encoded by the coding sequence ATGAAATACGTTTGTAAAATTTGTGGATTTATTTATGATGAAGCTACTCAAGATGCTAAGTGGAATGATTTAGATACTGATTGGGTATGTCCGGTTTGTAAAGCTCCAAAAGAAAAATTTGAAGCAGTAGCAGAAACTAGTACTAGTAAATATGCGGGAACAAAAACTGAAAAGAATTTAATGGAAGCCTTTGCTGGTGAATCAATGGCTCGTAATAAATATACTTTCTTTGCTGAAGCAGCTCGTAAAGAAGGATTAGAGCAAATTGCTGCAATTTTTGAAGAAACAGCTGATCAAGAAAAACAACATGCTAAAATGTGGTTTGCCGCATTTCATGGAATTGGAACAACTGATGAAAATCTAGAAGCAGCCGCTGCAGGTGAAAATGAAGAGTGGACTGAAATGTATGCAAGAATGGCCCAAGAAGCACGTGAAGAAGGTTTTGAAGAATTAGCAATTAAATTTGAAAATGTTGCTATCGTTGAAAAATCCCATGAGAAACGTTATCTAAAATTATTAGAATCATATAAAAACGGCACAACATTCAAAGGCGATGCCCCAAAAGGATGGAAATGTCGTCAATGCGGATTCATTTATGAAGGAGATGAAGCACCTGAACATTGTCCTACATGCGGATATCCTAAAGCCTTTTTTGAAAGAATGTGTGAAAATTACTAA
- a CDS encoding PTS sugar transporter subunit IIA, protein MGVFKKEIQVNCPIEGKVYPLEYCPDEVFSKGMTGEGVVIFPTGNRVVAPIDGKINFIFSSKHAIVLKGQGIEFLIHVGLDTNQLNGDGFKIFVDPDQVVKQGDILLTFDSEILKKHRCIDATPFVFTNLNRKNITVNRYGMVNLNEPFIIVERG, encoded by the coding sequence ATGGGAGTATTTAAAAAGGAAATTCAAGTTAATTGTCCGATAGAAGGAAAAGTTTATCCTTTAGAGTATTGTCCTGATGAAGTTTTTTCAAAAGGAATGACTGGAGAAGGGGTTGTAATATTTCCAACTGGTAATAGAGTTGTCGCACCAATTGATGGTAAAATAAATTTTATTTTTTCTTCAAAGCATGCAATTGTTTTGAAAGGTCAAGGAATAGAGTTTCTAATTCATGTGGGTTTGGACACGAATCAACTAAACGGGGATGGCTTTAAAATATTTGTAGATCCTGATCAAGTTGTTAAACAGGGTGATATTTTGTTAACTTTTGATTCAGAAATATTAAAAAAACATCGTTGTATTGATGCAACACCGTTTGTTTTTACAAATTTAAATCGTAAAAATATAACTGTTAATAGATATGGTATGGTTAATTTAAATGAACCATTTATTATCGTTGAAAGGGGATAG
- the pyk gene encoding pyruvate kinase, producing the protein MLKNEVMSKTKIVCTIGPASDNKEMLTKLVKAGMNVMRLNFSHGTHPEHQAKIDLITEINKELDTSVAILLDTKGPEIRTGDFIDGSTEFKKGQVVTICQEDIVGTSDRFTITYKELYKDVKPGGFILVNDGQVELLVDHVEGTDIVCVCANNGIVKNKRGINVPGIKLGFDYLSPKDIDDLTYGCTQPFNYVAASFVRRAQDVFDVKKLLVENGRPDIQIIAKIENSEGVENIDEILKIADGIMVARGDLGVEVPAEDVPLIQKEVITKCKDMGKLVITATQMLESMQQNPRPTRAEVSDVANAIFDGTDAIMLSGESASGLYPQEAVMTMSKIALKTENSLDYDALHRQAVRTAPQDTSEAICMSVAEIASKFQVAAIIAFTESGFTARKMSRYRPEARIIAATPEVATTRALAINWGVKPVKCKTMKTRSSMMDYAEIIAKENGVESGELILVTGGKPGLKGDTSYLELVRVK; encoded by the coding sequence ATGCTAAAAAACGAAGTAATGAGTAAAACAAAAATTGTATGTACGATAGGACCAGCATCAGATAACAAAGAGATGTTAACTAAATTAGTTAAAGCTGGAATGAATGTAATGAGACTTAATTTTTCTCATGGAACTCATCCTGAGCATCAGGCAAAAATTGATTTGATTACTGAAATCAATAAGGAGTTGGATACAAGCGTTGCTATTTTATTAGATACTAAAGGGCCGGAAATTAGAACAGGTGATTTTATCGATGGTTCAACTGAATTTAAAAAAGGTCAGGTTGTCACAATTTGTCAAGAAGATATTGTCGGAACAAGTGATCGTTTTACAATCACTTATAAAGAATTATATAAGGATGTAAAACCTGGTGGGTTTATTTTGGTAAATGACGGTCAAGTGGAATTGCTAGTTGATCATGTTGAAGGTACAGACATTGTATGTGTTTGTGCTAATAACGGAATTGTAAAAAATAAAAGGGGAATCAATGTACCGGGAATTAAATTAGGTTTCGATTATCTATCACCAAAAGATATTGATGATTTAACTTATGGATGTACACAACCATTCAATTATGTGGCTGCTTCTTTTGTAAGACGTGCACAAGATGTATTTGATGTAAAAAAACTTTTGGTTGAAAATGGTCGACCTGATATTCAAATCATTGCTAAGATTGAAAATAGCGAAGGTGTTGAAAACATAGATGAGATTCTAAAAATAGCTGATGGGATTATGGTTGCCCGTGGTGATTTAGGAGTTGAAGTACCTGCAGAGGATGTCCCATTGATTCAAAAGGAAGTCATTACGAAATGTAAGGATATGGGAAAATTAGTTATTACTGCTACTCAAATGCTTGAAAGTATGCAGCAAAATCCTCGCCCGACTCGTGCAGAAGTAAGTGATGTTGCCAATGCTATTTTTGATGGAACAGATGCAATCATGCTATCTGGGGAATCTGCATCAGGCCTATATCCACAAGAAGCAGTAATGACAATGAGTAAGATTGCTTTAAAAACAGAAAATAGCTTAGATTATGATGCATTACATCGTCAAGCTGTAAGAACTGCTCCACAAGATACATCTGAAGCTATTTGTATGTCAGTTGCAGAAATTGCCTCTAAATTCCAAGTTGCAGCGATTATTGCTTTTACTGAAAGTGGATTTACTGCTCGAAAAATGTCTCGTTATCGTCCTGAAGCTCGGATCATTGCTGCTACACCTGAAGTAGCAACTACTAGAGCCCTTGCAATTAACTGGGGAGTAAAACCAGTAAAATGCAAAACAATGAAAACACGTTCAAGTATGATGGATTATGCTGAAATCATTGCAAAAGAAAATGGTGTTGAATCGGGAGAACTTATTTTAGTTACTGGTGGTAAACCAGGACTTAAAGGGGATACTAGCTATTTAGAGTTAGTTCGTGTTAAATAA
- a CDS encoding sugar O-acetyltransferase, whose protein sequence is MLLKDKMKNGQLYREFGHENIEDQEYEKEIERQRLNCKARMFEYNHCHPDNKKEKQDILRGLLGHAGENIWIEAPAYFAYGCNTYIGENFYANFNLVVVDDIEVHIGNNVMVAPNVTLSVTGHPVDPEYRRGGTQFSLPIVIGDDVWIGANSVILPGVTIGDNSVIGAGSVVTQDIPANSVAYGVPCRVIREINDYDKEYYRKGKKVNLDW, encoded by the coding sequence ATGTTATTAAAAGATAAAATGAAGAACGGTCAATTATATCGGGAATTTGGCCATGAAAATATAGAAGATCAAGAGTATGAAAAAGAAATTGAACGTCAAAGATTAAATTGTAAAGCAAGAATGTTCGAGTATAATCATTGTCATCCTGATAATAAAAAAGAAAAACAGGATATTTTAAGAGGGTTACTAGGCCATGCTGGTGAAAATATATGGATTGAAGCTCCCGCTTATTTTGCCTACGGCTGTAATACCTATATTGGTGAAAATTTTTATGCTAATTTTAATTTGGTTGTTGTTGATGATATTGAAGTTCATATTGGTAACAATGTAATGGTTGCTCCAAATGTTACATTATCAGTAACTGGTCATCCTGTTGATCCGGAATATCGAAGAGGTGGAACGCAATTTTCATTGCCGATTGTAATTGGGGATGATGTTTGGATCGGTGCAAATAGTGTTATTTTACCGGGGGTTACGATTGGTGACAATAGTGTTATTGGAGCTGGTAGTGTTGTAACCCAAGATATTCCAGCAAATTCTGTTGCTTATGGGGTACCATGCCGAGTAATTCGCGAAATTAATGATTATGATAAAGAATATTATCGTAAAGGAAAAAAAGTTAATCTTGATTGGTAA
- a CDS encoding alpha-galactosidase has translation MPIKFHKTTKIFHLYNQEISYIFKILKNNQLGQLYYGKAIKDRENFDHLFETMQRPMASCAFEGDLTFSLEHIKQEYPAYGSGDMRHPAIEIAQANGSRIISFNYQGHTIISGKPKLDKLPATYVESPDEATTLLITLYDNIIDSKIILSYTIFENMPVITRNAYIENCGEQKITLEQVMSMSLDLPDKEYEMIELTGAWARERSIKERKLEHGIQSIYSLRGCSSNNFNPFIALKRENCNEYAGEVLGFSFVYSGNFLAQVEVDTYDVTRVMMGIHPHCFSWSLEKGESFQTPEVVMVYSNDGLNKMSQTYHKLYQRRLARGKYRDQVRPILVNNWEATYFDFDEEKIMDIAGTAQKLGIELFVLDDGWFGKRNNDVAGLGDWYPNLQKLPSGISGLSRKINNLGMKFGLWFEPEMVNKNSDLYRNHPQWILETPNRPSSHGRNQFVLDFSNPEVVIYVYNMMTEVIDKANISYIKWDMNRCMTEVYSSCHDSESQGRVMHEYILGVYQLYELLTNRFPEILFESCASGGARFDPGMMYYAPQCWTSDDTDALERLKIQYGTSMVYPVSSLGAHVSAAPNHQLLRNTPIETRANVAYFGTFGYELDLNKLNMDEQIKVKEQITFMKDYREIIQFGTFYRLKSPFEGNETVWMVVSQDQNTAIIGYYRTLQEVNVGYRRVKLLGLDPDKEYHVNLNNTVHYGDELMNLGLITTDSSCGENKEKYDGTNGDYLSRIYVLKAKI, from the coding sequence ATGCCAATTAAATTTCATAAAACAACTAAGATATTTCATTTATATAATCAAGAGATAAGTTATATTTTTAAAATTTTAAAAAATAATCAATTAGGACAACTTTATTATGGTAAAGCAATCAAAGATCGTGAAAATTTTGATCATTTATTTGAAACTATGCAGCGACCAATGGCATCATGTGCTTTTGAAGGCGATTTAACATTTTCTTTAGAACATATTAAACAGGAATATCCTGCTTATGGCTCTGGTGATATGCGTCACCCTGCGATTGAAATCGCTCAAGCAAATGGTAGTCGAATCATTTCGTTTAACTATCAGGGGCATACTATTATAAGTGGTAAGCCTAAATTAGATAAATTACCCGCGACATATGTTGAATCACCAGATGAAGCAACAACTTTATTAATAACTTTATATGATAATATAATTGATTCAAAAATTATTTTAAGTTACACAATTTTTGAAAATATGCCGGTAATTACAAGAAATGCTTACATTGAAAATTGCGGTGAACAAAAAATAACTTTAGAGCAAGTGATGAGTATGTCACTTGATTTACCCGACAAAGAATATGAGATGATTGAATTAACAGGTGCTTGGGCTCGTGAAAGGAGCATTAAGGAGAGAAAGCTAGAGCATGGAATTCAATCTATATATTCTCTAAGAGGATGTTCAAGTAATAATTTTAATCCTTTCATCGCTTTAAAGCGTGAAAATTGTAATGAATATGCTGGTGAGGTTTTAGGATTTAGTTTTGTATATAGTGGGAATTTTTTAGCTCAGGTTGAAGTTGATACTTATGATGTTACAAGAGTGATGATGGGAATACATCCCCACTGTTTTAGCTGGAGTCTTGAAAAAGGAGAAAGTTTTCAAACTCCGGAAGTAGTCATGGTGTATTCAAATGATGGACTAAATAAAATGTCACAAACTTACCACAAACTTTATCAAAGACGATTGGCTCGTGGGAAATATCGTGATCAAGTACGACCTATTTTAGTTAATAATTGGGAGGCAACGTACTTTGATTTTGATGAAGAAAAAATTATGGATATTGCTGGAACTGCTCAAAAATTAGGAATCGAGTTATTTGTTCTTGATGATGGCTGGTTTGGTAAACGTAATAATGATGTTGCAGGGTTAGGTGACTGGTATCCGAATTTACAAAAATTACCAAGTGGAATTAGTGGTTTATCAAGAAAAATAAATAATCTGGGAATGAAGTTTGGTTTGTGGTTTGAACCAGAAATGGTCAATAAAAATTCTGATTTATATCGTAATCATCCACAGTGGATTTTAGAAACACCAAACCGTCCTAGTAGTCATGGACGTAATCAATTTGTATTAGATTTTTCAAATCCAGAAGTCGTTATTTATGTTTATAATATGATGACAGAAGTAATTGATAAAGCAAATATTTCTTATATTAAATGGGATATGAACCGCTGTATGACAGAAGTTTACTCTAGTTGTCACGATAGTGAGAGTCAGGGACGAGTTATGCATGAATATATTTTAGGAGTGTATCAGTTATATGAATTGTTAACAAATCGTTTTCCTGAAATTTTATTTGAATCTTGTGCTAGTGGTGGTGCTCGTTTTGATCCAGGAATGATGTATTATGCACCACAATGTTGGACCAGTGATGATACTGATGCGCTAGAACGTTTGAAAATCCAATATGGAACATCAATGGTATATCCTGTTTCGAGTCTTGGAGCTCATGTATCGGCAGCGCCAAATCATCAGTTGTTGAGAAATACACCGATTGAAACAAGGGCAAATGTTGCTTATTTTGGTACTTTTGGATACGAATTAGATCTTAATAAATTAAACATGGATGAACAGATAAAAGTTAAAGAACAAATCACCTTTATGAAGGACTATCGGGAGATTATTCAGTTTGGAACGTTTTACCGTTTAAAAAGTCCATTTGAAGGTAATGAGACTGTTTGGATGGTTGTATCACAGGATCAGAATACTGCTATTATTGGATATTATCGTACTTTGCAGGAAGTTAATGTTGGTTACCGTCGTGTAAAGCTGTTGGGATTAGATCCGGATAAAGAATATCATGTTAATCTTAATAATACAGTTCATTATGGTGATGAATTAATGAACTTGGGTTTAATTACAACTGATAGTTCTTGCGGTGAAAATAAAGAAAAATACGATGGGACTAATGGAGATTATTTATCTAGAATCTACGTATTAAAAGCAAAAATATAA
- a CDS encoding aminotransferase class I/II-fold pyridoxal phosphate-dependent enzyme — MEFSKRMELFQESIFTILAKKAALRRENGKEVIDFSTGTPNIPPTKRIREVLANAALDPKNYVYAINDLPELIKAVIAWYKKRYEVILEDDEICSLLGSQEGLAHLAMTLINDSDIVLVPNPSYPIFKDGPLLANANIVDMPLKEENNYLIDFDKIDPTIAKKAKFMIVSYPNNPTCAIANDKFYLRLIDFAKKYQIIVLHDNAYSELLFEGLGRSFLSYPGAKDVGIEFNSLSKTYGLAGARIGFAVGNKAIIEQLKTLKSNMDYGMFIPIQLAAIEAITGEQNCVIKTREAYQRRRDIFLKCAQEIGWNIKETKGTMFIWAKIPSLYQKSIDFVNDLFEQTGILFIPGSAFGSEGEGYIRIALIQDEEIIKKAFIKMKATNIFKN, encoded by the coding sequence ATGGAATTTTCAAAACGAATGGAACTTTTTCAAGAAAGTATTTTTACAATTTTAGCAAAAAAGGCAGCATTAAGACGTGAAAATGGAAAAGAAGTAATTGATTTTAGTACGGGTACGCCAAATATTCCCCCTACCAAAAGAATAAGAGAAGTGCTTGCTAATGCTGCCCTAGATCCTAAAAACTATGTTTATGCGATTAATGATTTACCAGAATTAATCAAGGCTGTAATCGCTTGGTATAAAAAACGTTATGAGGTCATTTTAGAAGATGATGAAATTTGTTCATTACTGGGTTCTCAGGAAGGCTTAGCACATCTAGCAATGACATTGATCAACGATAGTGACATTGTCTTAGTTCCTAATCCTAGCTATCCTATTTTTAAAGACGGGCCGTTGCTTGCTAATGCAAATATTGTCGATATGCCTTTAAAAGAAGAAAATAATTATTTGATTGACTTTGATAAAATTGATCCAACCATTGCTAAAAAAGCAAAATTTATGATTGTTTCATATCCTAACAACCCTACCTGTGCGATTGCAAATGATAAGTTTTATTTAAGATTAATTGACTTTGCTAAAAAGTATCAAATTATTGTATTACACGATAATGCTTATAGCGAACTATTATTTGAAGGCTTAGGTAGAAGCTTTTTATCATATCCTGGCGCTAAAGATGTAGGTATTGAATTTAATTCCTTATCAAAAACTTATGGGCTTGCTGGTGCTCGAATTGGATTTGCAGTTGGCAACAAAGCAATTATTGAACAGCTTAAAACATTAAAATCTAATATGGATTATGGCATGTTTATCCCTATTCAATTAGCAGCAATCGAAGCCATTACCGGTGAACAAAATTGTGTTATAAAAACAAGAGAGGCTTATCAGCGGCGTCGCGATATCTTTTTAAAATGTGCTCAAGAAATTGGCTGGAATATTAAAGAGACAAAAGGAACTATGTTTATTTGGGCAAAAATTCCTAGCTTATATCAAAAGTCAATTGATTTTGTTAATGATTTATTTGAGCAAACCGGTATTTTATTTATTCCTGGTAGTGCTTTCGGCAGCGAAGGAGAAGGATATATTAGAATTGCTTTAATTCAAGATGAAGAAATAATAAAAAAGGCTTTCATTAAAATGAAAGCAACTAATATTTTCAAAAATTAA